A region from the Euwallacea similis isolate ESF13 chromosome 23, ESF131.1, whole genome shotgun sequence genome encodes:
- the LOC136416588 gene encoding telomere zinc finger-associated protein translates to MYSLYRAWLSLNPCAALPALPVPHVPLNLSLPGPGQTPEVPDVTLQIGPSMTHFSAHRGVLSAHSGFFKAALANHAGLTPLSVPNINVDEFSSLLTFMYTGYLDLNITNIYSILLATHILHMPRALELCRTFLMQQGQRTPEDQAAPKINIVKPIASREMTPSMQEFFNRACYDAAPKKSEEVVIFRKEMSEASCSKAKDPVVDKKPSKPGTKRAGTINNCSGKDKVIVDVACCDGPVRFHRVVNKNYGMQDTENYDQQVFSASDFSRSSAMNKAMSENIMEKLNSADDQQQSNEVFTCVYCNHTFKSQYCYQKHARRHLYPVSVDKIAQAEIKREVKLLDMNVQYYPCKTCGSKFPSYYFVHKHRKMCHAEEVADKNHKNNEIVVETGTTNGEESSSCSAIDVVAVQNENEQEVT, encoded by the exons ATGTACTCCCTATACAGAGCGTGGTTGTCGCTGAACCCATGTGCAGCTTTGCCGGCGCTTCCAGTACCACACGTACCACTGAACCTGTCCCTGCCGGGTCCTGGACAAACCCCGGAAGTTCCAGATGTGACCCTTCAAATAGGACCTTCGATGACTCATTTCTCTGCCCACAGGGGAGTTTTGTCCGCACATAGTGGGTTTTTTAAAGCGGCCTTGGCTAATCATGCAG GCCTTACCCCCCTCTCGGTCCCCAACATCAACGTGGATGAATTCTCCTCCCTTCTTACTTTCATGTACACGGGCTATCTTGACCTCAACATCACCAACATCTACAGTATCCTCTTGGCTACTCACATCCTGCACATGCCTCGAGCCTTGGAGCTCTGCAGAACCTTCCTAATGCAGCAAGGACAACGCACCCCCGAGGACCAGGCAGCCCCAAAAATCAACATAGTAAAACCTATTGCTAGCAGAGAAATGACGCCTTCCATGCAAGAGTTCTTTAACAGGGCTTGCTATGATGCTGCGCCCAAGAAGAGTGAGGAAGTGGTGATATTCCGGAAGGAGATGTCTGAGGCTTCATGTAGCAAAGCCAAAGACCCCGTAGTGGATAAAAAACCTAGTAAACCTGGTACTAAAAGAGCGGGTACTATAAACAACTGTAGCGGGAAAGATAAAGTAATCGTGGATGTGGCTTGCTGCGACGGCCCTGTGCGCTTTCACAGGGTCGTCAATAAGAACTATGGAATGCAGGACACGGAAAATTATGATCAGCAGGTCTTTAGCGCTTCAGACTTCAGCAGGAGCAGTGCAATGAACAAGGCAATGAGCGAAAATATAATGGAGAAACTCAACAGCGCTGACGACCAACAGCAGTCCAACGAAGTTTTCACCTGCGTGTACTGCAATCACACCTTCAAGTCGCAGTACTGCTACCAGAAACACGCGAGGCGCCACCTATACCCTGTCAGCGTGGACAAGATCGCCCAAGCAGAGATCAAAAGAGAAGTCAAGCTCCTGGACATGAATGTCCAGTATTATCCCTGCAAGACTTGCGGGAGCAAGTTTCCAAGTTATTATTTCGTGCATAAACATCGGAAGATGTGTCATGCGGAAGAGGTGGCGgataaaaatcacaaaaacaaTGAGATTGTGGTGGAGACAGGGACTACGAACGGGGAGGAGAGCAGCAGCTGCAGTGCCATTGACGTAGTGGCCGTTCAAAACGAGAACGAGCAAGAGGTGACTTAA